Proteins encoded within one genomic window of Pseudomonas cannabina:
- a CDS encoding AMP-binding protein — MTAYDVEKEWSRISNTAAKTHQNNDFEGFTYQDFRTHVPIMDKEGFAAQTERCLERNERNCLIGFTSGTSGNLKRCYYYYDCEVDEDSSRSNVFRSNGFIQPGDRCANLFTINLFSALNNITTMMAGNCGAHVVSVGDITLLTKSHFEALNSIKLNVLLGVPSTILQFIDAMQRHGVHIDIEKVVFNGEGLKTFQKKIIREAFGEQISIVGVYGSSEGGILGFTNSPCHTEYEFLSNKYFIEKEGDSILITSLTRENFTPLLRYRLGDTATLSMKDDKLYLTDIQREDMSFNFMGNLIGLGIIQQAIKQTLGRSLEIQVHLSVTEERKELVTVFVQASEVDENERARIETAIADIPDINEAYQKDQGSVVVLRKDARDYAVSERGKMLYIIDRRH; from the coding sequence ATGACTGCCTACGACGTAGAAAAAGAATGGAGCAGAATTTCCAACACAGCCGCTAAAACCCACCAGAACAACGATTTTGAAGGATTCACCTACCAAGATTTCAGAACACATGTACCGATCATGGACAAGGAAGGCTTCGCAGCGCAGACCGAACGCTGTCTGGAGCGCAACGAGCGAAACTGCCTGATCGGCTTTACCAGTGGCACCAGCGGCAATCTCAAGCGCTGTTATTACTACTACGACTGCGAAGTCGACGAAGACAGTTCACGCTCTAACGTCTTTCGCAGCAACGGCTTCATTCAGCCCGGTGATCGCTGTGCCAATCTGTTCACCATTAACCTGTTTTCTGCGCTGAATAACATAACCACCATGATGGCCGGTAATTGCGGTGCTCATGTCGTGTCGGTGGGGGACATCACGCTGCTGACCAAGAGCCATTTCGAAGCTCTCAACTCGATCAAGCTCAACGTACTGCTCGGCGTGCCATCGACCATCCTGCAGTTCATCGATGCCATGCAGCGGCACGGTGTGCATATCGACATCGAAAAGGTCGTCTTCAATGGCGAGGGCCTGAAAACCTTCCAGAAGAAAATAATCAGGGAAGCCTTCGGCGAGCAGATCTCCATCGTTGGCGTTTATGGCAGCTCCGAGGGCGGAATCCTGGGCTTCACCAACAGCCCGTGCCACACCGAATACGAGTTTCTGTCCAACAAATACTTCATTGAGAAAGAAGGCGACAGCATCCTCATCACCTCGCTGACTCGTGAGAACTTCACCCCACTGCTCAGGTATCGCCTCGGTGACACTGCGACGCTTTCAATGAAAGACGACAAGCTCTACCTGACGGATATCCAGAGGGAGGACATGAGCTTCAACTTCATGGGCAACCTCATCGGCCTGGGCATCATCCAGCAGGCGATCAAACAGACACTGGGCCGCTCCTTGGAAATTCAGGTCCATCTGTCAGTGACCGAAGAGCGCAAAGAGCTGGTGACCGTTTTCGTTCAGGCCTCCGAAGTCGACGAAAATGAACGCGCCAGAATCGAAACAGCCATCGCTGACATTCCGGATATCAACGAGGCGTATCAGAAAGATCAGGGCAGCGTAGTGGTTCTGCGCAAAGATGCCAGAGACTATGCCGTCTCGGAGCGAGGCAAAATGCTTTACATCATTGATCGCAGGCATTGA
- a CDS encoding helix-turn-helix domain-containing protein gives MSIRLKILRKRLGMTLEVLAEKTGITKSYLSKVERGLNTPSIAAALKLAAAFNVSVEELFTEGTPSQASYSLVRSNQRQSLSSDSHKAEYAVLAYRVADLTLLPFIIFPPATFGDSAFKEHLGEEFLFVHEGEVEVDFMNERVILHCGDALHFNAQKPHRIRSVGEKQAQLLVVIHHDEK, from the coding sequence ATGTCTATCCGACTGAAAATATTAAGAAAACGGCTGGGGATGACCCTTGAGGTACTTGCCGAAAAAACGGGCATCACCAAGAGCTACCTGTCTAAAGTGGAGAGAGGGTTGAACACGCCGTCGATTGCAGCAGCTTTAAAGCTCGCGGCGGCCTTCAACGTGAGTGTCGAAGAGCTTTTTACTGAAGGAACGCCCTCGCAAGCCAGCTACAGCCTGGTCAGAAGCAACCAGCGCCAATCACTGTCGTCTGACAGTCACAAGGCCGAGTATGCTGTATTGGCCTACCGAGTCGCAGACCTTACCCTGTTGCCCTTCATCATTTTCCCTCCCGCGACCTTCGGCGATTCGGCATTCAAAGAGCACCTGGGTGAGGAGTTTTTGTTTGTCCACGAGGGTGAAGTCGAGGTGGACTTCATGAATGAGCGAGTGATCCTCCATTGCGGCGATGCGTTGCATTTCAATGCACAAAAACCGCATCGGATCCGTTCAGTCGGGGAGAAGCAGGCGCAGTTGCTGGTCGTTATCCATCATGATGAAAAGTGA
- a CDS encoding aldolase has product MAKTLALPKDQLVKQALAEMQSNLADNTWTERQKLALACRILYENGHDSGLSGQITTRGPEPGTYYTQQLGLGFDEITAGNLLLVNEDLEVLEGYGMPNPANRFHSWVYRTRTDVKCIIHTHPIHIAALSMLERPLVVSHMDMCPLYDDCAFLEHWPGIPVGNEEGELITRALGEKRAILLAHHGQLSTGRTIEEACVIALLIERAAKLQLLSSAAGDIKPIQPGLGQEAHDWISRPKRHSAAFNYYARQILRRHAGCLS; this is encoded by the coding sequence ATGGCCAAGACATTAGCATTACCAAAGGATCAGCTTGTCAAGCAGGCGCTTGCAGAGATGCAAAGCAACCTCGCTGACAATACGTGGACCGAGCGGCAGAAGCTGGCATTGGCGTGCCGGATTCTTTACGAAAACGGTCACGATTCTGGCCTCTCGGGGCAGATTACGACCCGTGGGCCAGAGCCTGGGACGTACTACACCCAACAGTTGGGTCTGGGCTTCGACGAAATAACCGCAGGCAATCTGCTTCTGGTCAATGAGGATCTTGAAGTCCTTGAAGGTTATGGGATGCCTAACCCCGCCAACCGTTTCCACAGTTGGGTATATCGCACGCGTACCGATGTGAAATGCATAATCCATACCCATCCGATCCATATCGCGGCACTCTCAATGCTCGAACGGCCTCTGGTCGTGTCACACATGGATATGTGTCCGCTTTACGACGATTGCGCGTTTCTGGAACACTGGCCCGGTATACCGGTAGGCAATGAGGAAGGGGAACTCATCACCCGCGCGCTCGGCGAGAAGCGTGCGATTTTGCTGGCCCATCACGGCCAGTTGTCTACAGGAAGAACAATTGAGGAAGCCTGCGTTATCGCACTGCTGATCGAGCGCGCCGCCAAGCTGCAATTGCTGTCCAGCGCAGCAGGCGACATCAAGCCCATCCAGCCGGGATTAGGTCAGGAGGCTCACGATTGGATTTCCAGGCCCAAGCGTCACAGCGCAGCGTTTAATTACTATGCGCGGCAAATACTGCGTCGACATGCCGGCTGCCTGAGCTGA
- a CDS encoding dihydrodipicolinate synthase family protein: MATPSINGIIGYTITPFTSSGEGVELDALGRSIDRLISGGVHAIAPLGSTGEGAYLSDREWEQVTEFSISHVAKRVPVIVSVSDLTSANAVRRARFAEASGADAVMVLPVSYWKLSEQEILQHYQRIGDAISLPIMLYNNPAVSGTDMSVELILRIFNTVENVTMVKESTGDIQRMHKLHLLGEGRVPFYNGCNPLALEAFAAGAVGWCTAAPNLIADLNGALYRAILDNELDRARELFYKQLPLLDFILKGGLPATIKAGLRMTGLEVGDPRLPVSALSEDACLELRGLLAQLR; the protein is encoded by the coding sequence ATGGCTACCCCTTCCATAAATGGAATCATCGGTTACACCATTACCCCCTTTACCTCGAGTGGAGAGGGGGTTGAGCTCGATGCGCTTGGCCGCTCGATTGATCGCCTGATCAGCGGCGGCGTCCATGCAATTGCACCATTGGGCAGCACCGGCGAGGGTGCTTACCTGAGTGACAGGGAATGGGAGCAAGTCACTGAATTCAGTATTTCTCATGTGGCCAAACGCGTGCCTGTCATCGTCAGCGTTTCGGACTTGACCAGTGCGAACGCTGTACGCCGGGCGCGCTTTGCCGAAGCGAGTGGCGCGGATGCCGTCATGGTGCTCCCAGTGTCATATTGGAAGCTGAGCGAGCAAGAAATCCTGCAGCACTATCAACGTATTGGTGACGCCATAAGTTTGCCAATCATGCTGTATAACAACCCGGCTGTCAGCGGTACCGACATGTCTGTGGAGCTTATTCTGCGGATTTTCAATACCGTCGAAAATGTCACTATGGTCAAAGAGAGCACGGGTGATATTCAACGGATGCACAAATTGCACCTTCTCGGAGAAGGCCGGGTGCCATTTTATAATGGCTGCAATCCGCTGGCGCTGGAAGCGTTCGCAGCGGGTGCTGTAGGCTGGTGCACTGCGGCACCCAACCTGATAGCCGACTTGAATGGAGCGCTTTATCGGGCGATTCTCGATAATGAGTTAGATCGCGCCCGCGAGCTATTTTACAAACAGCTGCCATTGCTGGACTTCATACTCAAAGGCGGATTGCCCGCGACCATCAAGGCGGGCCTTCGTATGACCGGGCTGGAGGTCGGCGATCCGCGGCTGCCGGTGTCGGCATTAAGTGAAGATGCCTGTCTTGAATTACGCGGCTTACTGGCTCAACTGCGATAA
- a CDS encoding diiron oxygenase has product MTSLNQSFCENNHVGAMLKKLSGLWVNRAAVNNPPLSYSALAFDRNKDDCSESLLPFKDHEVWLAAPAHVRSRCLSYAWIIYNMKTIYIECDIVTPVCEDLIKSPPSGSSNREIIQEAMAEALLDEALHTKMSLSACNYIYKMRGIDYFDFTDFNLVKWQRDILSSCTASWERRLTRFGIACASETLITDYLKTMSEDTSIQRICHEVTSAHAMDEWSHSSVFSLVATDIVQGLGRKERDYLRAIITKTVSMFADNELGAWEKAFSMAGLQNYKELLHDTQSKNGISIYTGSVESLIDRIGLN; this is encoded by the coding sequence GTGACGTCGCTTAATCAGAGCTTTTGCGAAAATAATCATGTGGGCGCTATGCTCAAGAAATTATCCGGTCTGTGGGTAAACAGGGCTGCCGTCAACAACCCTCCCTTGAGTTATTCCGCGTTGGCGTTTGACCGTAACAAAGATGACTGCAGCGAATCGCTTCTGCCTTTCAAAGACCATGAAGTGTGGCTCGCAGCCCCCGCTCATGTTCGATCCAGATGCCTGTCCTATGCGTGGATCATTTACAACATGAAAACCATCTATATCGAATGCGATATAGTGACGCCGGTGTGTGAAGACCTGATCAAGTCCCCGCCCTCAGGTTCAAGCAACAGGGAGATTATTCAGGAGGCAATGGCCGAAGCACTGCTGGATGAGGCCCTGCATACGAAGATGTCACTGTCCGCCTGCAACTACATCTATAAAATGCGCGGCATCGACTACTTTGATTTCACCGATTTCAATCTGGTGAAATGGCAGCGGGATATTTTGTCATCCTGCACAGCGTCATGGGAGCGACGACTCACTCGATTCGGAATTGCCTGCGCCAGCGAAACATTAATAACGGACTATCTGAAAACCATGTCGGAAGACACCTCTATCCAGCGTATCTGTCATGAGGTCACCAGCGCTCACGCGATGGACGAATGGAGTCACTCAAGCGTGTTCAGTCTGGTCGCCACCGACATCGTTCAGGGGTTGGGCCGCAAAGAACGAGACTACCTTCGCGCGATTATTACCAAAACGGTGAGCATGTTTGCCGACAATGAGCTTGGCGCATGGGAGAAAGCATTCTCGATGGCGGGGCTGCAGAATTACAAGGAACTGCTGCACGATACACAATCGAAGAATGGAATCAGTATTTATACGGGTTCTGTTGAGTCGTTGATCGATCGTATAGGGTTGAACTGA
- a CDS encoding TSUP family transporter, with amino-acid sequence MDALYFQEVVGVSVYVVLFLIAGATVAGFVDSICGGGGLISVPVLLLAGFTPAQAIAANKLQGTLGGLASTHYYLNKKIIEWAVLKKMTLGSLLGGTLGTLMVYFVGNSFMETALPIMLVAMAFYFAFSPKVSDVGGKAVMPISMLGASVIPCIGLYDGFFGPGAGTFYLMALVSLGGMAMTHAVAYSRVLNLFSNAISLLIFIMLGKMVWVAGFAMSIGEVAGVYLGSHLVRKNGTRLVKPLVVMACVGMAIKSIYSW; translated from the coding sequence ATGGATGCTTTATATTTTCAGGAAGTGGTCGGGGTTTCTGTCTACGTTGTTCTTTTTCTTATAGCCGGCGCGACGGTTGCCGGCTTTGTAGATTCGATCTGCGGTGGCGGCGGTCTGATATCCGTGCCCGTGTTGCTGCTTGCCGGCTTTACACCTGCCCAAGCCATCGCCGCCAACAAACTTCAGGGAACATTGGGAGGGCTGGCCTCAACCCACTACTATTTAAACAAGAAAATAATTGAATGGGCCGTGCTGAAAAAAATGACCCTTGGCTCCCTCCTGGGCGGGACGCTGGGCACGTTGATGGTCTATTTTGTGGGCAATAGTTTCATGGAGACCGCGCTGCCCATCATGTTGGTGGCCATGGCCTTCTATTTTGCGTTCTCTCCTAAAGTCAGTGATGTCGGCGGCAAGGCAGTCATGCCTATATCAATGCTGGGCGCGTCTGTCATCCCGTGCATCGGGCTGTATGACGGCTTCTTTGGCCCGGGAGCCGGCACGTTTTACTTGATGGCATTGGTGTCGCTGGGAGGGATGGCCATGACTCACGCGGTTGCCTACTCCAGAGTGCTGAACTTGTTCAGTAACGCGATATCGCTGCTGATTTTTATCATGCTCGGAAAAATGGTCTGGGTCGCCGGTTTTGCCATGTCGATAGGCGAGGTGGCGGGTGTTTACCTGGGCTCACACCTGGTCAGGAAGAACGGCACCAGACTCGTAAAACCGTTAGTCGTTATGGCCTGCGTCGGCATGGCCATAAAATCCATTTACAGCTGGTGA
- a CDS encoding 2Fe-2S iron-sulfur cluster-binding protein gives MQNRSFLRCESVTQDTAWVRTFSLRVLAKEMAEQCDMGRYLILELPDREGVIQQRNYSIVGRPEADLVEIAVKDTGRSGISSQLHSTVAVDSLLLSAGVGGLITVDSLAGVQRVAMFAGGIGITLPMALIRQLDRRARNKIATPTVQLFISVPSLAELPYLDELLAMSLSNAWLDVRIFLTQEKFVSDSRLFTSGRPLRADYTELGTPEIAVICGSLGFVSENRDVLSHLFPETKLLIENFTQVSDQPRNSATSEAACSVTVYATDQQHQVATDVALLGELDRCNLKIKSQCKSGICGSCRVRLRSGSVRSDGDFALTPREGLKKPFLQKSKPVNTGAPARFLSKKMGFFRGYLEGVDKIN, from the coding sequence ATGCAAAACAGGAGTTTTCTACGTTGCGAGAGCGTCACTCAAGATACTGCCTGGGTCAGAACATTTTCTTTGCGCGTGCTCGCCAAAGAAATGGCTGAGCAATGTGACATGGGTAGATATCTGATCTTGGAACTGCCTGATCGAGAGGGCGTCATTCAGCAGCGTAATTATTCGATAGTCGGCAGGCCTGAGGCAGATCTGGTCGAGATCGCCGTCAAGGACACCGGCAGGTCAGGCATATCAAGTCAGCTTCATTCAACGGTGGCTGTCGATTCATTGCTACTCTCTGCGGGCGTTGGAGGCCTTATCACGGTAGACAGCCTGGCGGGTGTGCAAAGGGTCGCCATGTTCGCAGGGGGCATTGGCATAACGTTGCCCATGGCGCTCATACGCCAACTGGACAGGCGGGCCAGGAATAAAATAGCGACACCGACTGTTCAACTGTTTATATCGGTGCCCTCACTCGCAGAGCTCCCTTATCTGGATGAGCTTTTGGCGATGTCTCTTTCGAACGCATGGCTCGACGTAAGAATCTTTTTGACGCAAGAAAAGTTTGTCAGCGACTCCAGGCTTTTTACCTCAGGCAGACCGCTGCGAGCTGATTACACGGAACTGGGTACTCCGGAGATTGCCGTGATTTGTGGAAGCCTGGGTTTTGTATCGGAAAACCGTGATGTGCTGAGTCACCTGTTCCCGGAAACAAAACTGCTGATCGAGAATTTCACCCAGGTCTCTGACCAGCCGAGGAATTCTGCGACGAGTGAAGCGGCCTGTAGCGTCACTGTCTACGCAACCGATCAACAGCATCAAGTTGCCACGGACGTTGCTCTGCTCGGCGAGCTGGATCGTTGTAATCTGAAGATCAAGAGTCAGTGTAAGTCCGGTATTTGTGGCAGTTGCAGGGTGAGACTGAGAAGTGGCTCGGTACGAAGTGATGGCGATTTTGCGTTGACCCCTAGGGAAGGTCTGAAAAAGCCTTTTCTTCAAAAGTCGAAGCCAGTAAATACAGGCGCTCCAGCCCGGTTCCTCTCCAAAAAAATGGGCTTTTTCAGAGGATACCTAGAGGGTGTAGACAAAATAAATTAA
- a CDS encoding IS5-like element ISPsy19 family transposase yields MPKTGRPRSIAAEHYPVLVKLAHAQPYSSQAELALVFFAETGITAHPDTFAKALKMAGITRVKQRAKGSFQSPEPNKAYGYNETHRRQLPEQLYPSCLTDTEWALVADLFESQGGRGVPPLHSRRTLLEACCYVVRTGCSWRMLPRDFPHWDNVYKTFRRWSAQGKFEQMHDRLRAQWREREERADSPSAAILDSQSTRSSPQGGDSGYDAGKKVKGRKRSLIVDTLGLLLAVSISAASVQDRDAADDAVAYSKEKYPSLSTLFVDSAYAGKWAQRTHQLHAIDVQVIRGPNNRRTGQWHSEQGDLFSVEPVQTGFVVMPKRWVVERTHAWNERARRLIMHHDRLFAVSEAWVWLAEARILARRLTT; encoded by the coding sequence ATGCCTAAAACCGGACGTCCTCGCTCGATTGCCGCCGAGCACTATCCCGTGCTGGTGAAACTCGCTCATGCACAGCCCTATTCCAGCCAGGCCGAATTGGCGCTCGTATTCTTCGCCGAAACCGGTATCACTGCGCATCCCGACACCTTTGCAAAAGCGTTGAAAATGGCAGGGATTACGCGTGTAAAGCAGCGGGCCAAGGGAAGTTTTCAGTCACCTGAACCTAATAAAGCCTATGGCTACAATGAAACCCACCGCCGCCAACTGCCGGAGCAGCTATATCCGAGTTGCTTGACAGATACCGAGTGGGCACTGGTCGCCGACCTGTTTGAAAGCCAGGGCGGACGAGGAGTGCCACCGCTTCACTCTCGGCGCACGTTGCTGGAAGCCTGTTGCTATGTCGTACGCACGGGGTGCTCATGGCGAATGCTACCCCGCGATTTTCCTCATTGGGACAATGTCTACAAAACGTTCCGCCGGTGGAGCGCTCAAGGCAAGTTCGAGCAAATGCATGATCGCTTGCGAGCTCAATGGCGTGAGCGGGAAGAACGCGCTGACAGCCCGTCAGCAGCGATCCTGGATTCACAGTCGACCCGCAGTTCTCCTCAAGGCGGTGACAGCGGCTACGACGCAGGCAAAAAAGTGAAGGGGCGTAAACGAAGTCTGATTGTCGATACATTGGGCCTGCTGCTGGCTGTCAGTATCAGTGCTGCAAGCGTGCAGGATCGTGACGCGGCGGATGATGCGGTGGCGTACTCGAAGGAAAAATATCCGTCACTGAGCACGCTTTTTGTTGATAGTGCGTACGCAGGAAAATGGGCACAGCGCACCCATCAACTGCACGCTATCGATGTTCAAGTGATCCGTGGCCCGAATAACAGAAGAACAGGGCAATGGCACTCTGAACAAGGCGATCTATTTTCCGTGGAGCCTGTTCAGACTGGATTTGTGGTCATGCCCAAGCGATGGGTAGTGGAGCGAACTCATGCCTGGAATGAGAGAGCTCGGCGACTGATCATGCATCATGATCGCCTTTTTGCGGTAAGCGAGGCATGGGTTTGGTTGGCCGAGGCTCGAATACTCGCGCGCCGACTCACTACATGA
- a CDS encoding efflux RND transporter periplasmic adaptor subunit translates to MNNKRSIAITLAVVAIIGLGSLTLNPQLLPFAAETGSSDTAHSDQEHAHSAEEDHGDEDHASEPKKPGAAAAEQPHEEEEEGHIELTAEQIKTAGIELATAEPRQMSTTVTFPGEIRFDEDRTAHVVPRVSGVVEEVKVDLGQAVKKGQVLAVIASQQISDQRSELNAAQRRQELARVTLQREKKLWEDKISAEQDYLQARQDFQEADINLANARQKISAIGASLNPSAGNRYELIAPFDSMVVEKHLGIGEMVNEASNAFTLSDLSRVWATFGVAPKDLDKVVVGPPVIVSAPDLNAKVDGKIGYVGSLLGEQTRAAAVRVTLANPQGAWRPGLFVSVEVAAEQSSVAVSLPESAVQSIEDKPSVFVRNEEGFQLAPVTLGRRDGGHVEIVKGLAVGTQVAAAGSFILKSELGKGSAEHAH, encoded by the coding sequence ATGAATAACAAACGAAGCATTGCCATCACACTGGCGGTGGTGGCCATTATTGGTCTGGGCAGTCTGACGCTGAACCCGCAGCTGCTGCCCTTTGCCGCTGAAACCGGCTCTTCTGACACAGCGCATTCCGATCAGGAGCACGCTCATTCGGCGGAGGAGGATCACGGCGACGAAGACCACGCCAGCGAACCGAAAAAACCGGGCGCTGCAGCCGCAGAGCAACCCCACGAAGAAGAGGAGGAAGGCCATATCGAGCTGACCGCCGAGCAGATCAAGACGGCGGGCATCGAACTGGCCACCGCCGAGCCCCGGCAGATGAGCACCACCGTGACTTTCCCCGGCGAAATCCGCTTCGACGAGGACCGCACCGCGCACGTCGTGCCTCGGGTCAGCGGCGTGGTCGAAGAGGTGAAGGTCGACCTGGGCCAGGCCGTGAAAAAGGGTCAGGTGCTGGCGGTGATTGCCAGCCAGCAAATCTCGGATCAACGCAGCGAACTGAACGCCGCGCAGCGACGTCAGGAGCTGGCACGCGTGACCCTGCAACGCGAGAAGAAGCTGTGGGAAGACAAGATCTCGGCCGAGCAGGATTACTTGCAGGCACGCCAGGATTTTCAGGAAGCCGATATCAACCTCGCCAACGCCCGGCAGAAAATCAGCGCCATCGGTGCCAGCCTCAACCCTTCGGCAGGCAATCGCTACGAGCTGATCGCACCGTTTGACTCAATGGTCGTGGAAAAACACCTCGGCATCGGCGAGATGGTCAACGAAGCGAGCAATGCGTTCACCCTCTCGGACCTGTCCCGTGTCTGGGCCACTTTTGGTGTGGCGCCCAAGGACCTGGACAAAGTCGTGGTCGGTCCCCCGGTGATCGTCAGCGCACCAGATCTGAATGCAAAAGTCGATGGCAAGATCGGTTATGTCGGCAGCCTGTTGGGCGAGCAGACTCGCGCCGCTGCCGTGCGAGTAACACTCGCCAACCCTCAGGGCGCCTGGCGTCCGGGCCTGTTTGTGTCGGTGGAAGTCGCCGCCGAACAGTCCAGCGTCGCCGTCAGCCTGCCTGAATCAGCGGTCCAGTCGATTGAAGACAAACCATCGGTCTTCGTGCGCAACGAAGAAGGTTTTCAACTGGCGCCGGTGACGCTCGGCCGCCGCGATGGCGGTCATGTGGAAATCGTCAAAGGGCTGGCCGTCGGCACGCAAGTGGCCGCCGCTGGCAGTTTTATCCTCAAGTCGGAGCTGGGCAAAGGCTCCGCCGAGCACGCCCATTGA
- a CDS encoding TolC family protein, producing MRVGALCLLLLPLVAPGIATAQGISLPQALEAAFAYNPELAAAQWEIGVAEGDRQQAGLIPNPVVSWEVEDTRRDTSTTTVMLSQALELGGKRGARIEAASKGQDAARLELERRGNELRAEVVQAFYAAARAQAGLELARQSRALAERGLQVAEGRVRAGKVSPVEATRAQVQLAETDLLVRRAETLKINSNRELARATGSPTAAFERLDYTDLSPGKSPPTAKLLTALNQSAELRLAQTQIEQREAALGSERAKRIPDLTVSVGSQYSREERERVNVVGLSMPLPLFDRNQGNVLAASRRADQSRDLRNAVELKLRTQTQSALDQWSTAAQEVESFNAVILPAAQRAVDTATRGFEMGKFGFLEVLDAQRTLISARSQYLESLATATEARVAIERIHGDLNRFSFTP from the coding sequence ATGAGAGTCGGCGCGCTTTGTCTGTTGTTATTACCCCTTGTGGCTCCCGGCATTGCGACGGCCCAGGGCATCAGCCTGCCGCAGGCACTGGAAGCCGCTTTTGCCTACAACCCGGAACTTGCCGCCGCGCAATGGGAAATCGGCGTCGCCGAGGGGGATCGGCAGCAGGCCGGGCTGATTCCCAACCCGGTAGTGTCTTGGGAAGTCGAAGATACCAGGCGTGACACCAGCACCACCACCGTGATGCTCAGCCAGGCGCTGGAGCTGGGCGGCAAGCGCGGCGCGCGTATCGAGGCGGCCAGCAAGGGCCAGGACGCCGCTCGACTGGAGCTTGAAAGGCGCGGCAATGAACTGCGCGCTGAAGTGGTTCAAGCGTTTTACGCCGCCGCGCGGGCGCAGGCCGGTCTGGAGCTGGCGCGGCAATCCAGGGCGCTTGCCGAACGTGGCCTGCAAGTCGCCGAAGGGCGGGTGCGGGCGGGTAAGGTCTCGCCGGTGGAAGCCACTCGCGCGCAAGTGCAACTGGCAGAGACCGACTTGCTGGTGCGCCGCGCTGAAACCCTGAAAATCAACAGCAACCGGGAACTGGCGCGCGCCACCGGCTCGCCTACCGCCGCTTTCGAGCGTCTGGATTACACCGACCTCTCTCCCGGCAAATCGCCACCGACGGCGAAGCTGCTCACCGCCCTCAATCAGTCCGCCGAATTGCGCCTCGCCCAGACCCAGATCGAACAGCGCGAAGCCGCTTTGGGCTCGGAACGCGCCAAGCGCATCCCGGACCTGACCGTCAGCGTCGGCAGCCAGTACAGCCGCGAAGAGCGCGAGCGAGTCAACGTTGTGGGCCTGTCGATGCCGCTGCCGTTGTTCGATCGAAATCAGGGCAATGTGCTCGCCGCCTCACGCCGGGCAGACCAGTCCCGCGACCTGCGCAATGCCGTCGAGCTCAAGCTGCGCACTCAGACGCAATCCGCCCTCGATCAGTGGAGCACCGCTGCGCAGGAAGTCGAGTCCTTCAACGCCGTTATCCTGCCCGCCGCGCAACGCGCCGTCGACACCGCGACCCGTGGTTTCGAGATGGGCAAGTTCGGTTTCCTCGAAGTGCTAGACGCGCAACGGACGCTGATATCGGCCCGCAGCCAGTACCTGGAATCGCTGGCGACAGCGACCGAGGCGAGAGTCGCCATCGAACGAATCCACGGTGATCTCAACCGGTTCAGCTTCACCCCCTGA
- a CDS encoding heavy metal response regulator transcription factor encodes MRILVVEDEPKTAEYMHQGLTESGYVVDIAATGLDGLYLAQHQAYDVVILDVNLPEMDGWEVLSRLRKTVNTRIMMVTARGRLEEKVKGLEMGADDYLVKPFEFPELLARVRTLMRRSEQTTTAKVLQVGDLELDQGRHRAFRGKQRIDLTTKEFALLHLLMRHSGEVMSRTQIISLVWDMNFDCDTNVVEVSIRRLRAKIDDPFETKLIHTLRGVGYVLEVRE; translated from the coding sequence ATGCGAATCCTTGTAGTAGAGGACGAGCCGAAAACTGCCGAGTACATGCATCAGGGGCTCACCGAAAGTGGTTATGTCGTGGACATCGCGGCCACCGGTCTTGATGGGCTCTACCTCGCGCAGCATCAGGCCTACGACGTGGTGATTCTGGATGTGAACCTGCCGGAGATGGACGGTTGGGAGGTCTTGAGCCGTCTCAGGAAAACCGTCAACACGCGCATCATGATGGTCACCGCGCGCGGGCGGCTCGAGGAGAAAGTCAAAGGCCTGGAAATGGGCGCCGATGACTATCTGGTCAAGCCGTTCGAATTTCCAGAGCTGCTGGCCCGGGTTCGCACCCTGATGCGCCGCAGTGAGCAGACCACCACCGCCAAAGTGTTGCAGGTCGGCGATCTGGAACTCGATCAGGGTCGACACCGGGCGTTTCGCGGCAAGCAGCGTATCGACCTGACTACCAAGGAGTTCGCGCTGCTGCACTTGTTGATGCGTCACAGTGGCGAGGTCATGTCGCGTACCCAGATCATTTCGCTGGTCTGGGACATGAACTTCGATTGCGACACCAACGTGGTGGAAGTTTCGATCCGCCGTTTGCGGGCCAAGATCGACGACCCGTTCGAGACCAAACTGATCCATACCCTGCGTGGTGTGGGTTACGTCCTGGAAGTCCGTGAATGA